In Sphaeramia orbicularis chromosome 5, fSphaOr1.1, whole genome shotgun sequence, a genomic segment contains:
- the stx16 gene encoding syntaxin-16 isoform X1, whose translation MATRRLTDAFLLMRNNAIQNRQILAEQVSTYDPRLSTRSNAAELDEIADDRMALVSGISLDPEAAIGVTKKLPPKWVEGVDEIQYEITRVRQKMKELAALHDKHMNRPTLDDSSEEEHAIEITTQEITQMFHRCQRAVTGLQTRCGHCTEQEERLLRNVVSSLAQSLQELSTSFRYTQSSYLKRMKNREERSKHFFDSGPLMEEDEDLALYDKGFTDDQLMLVEQNTVMVEEREREIRQIVQSISDLNEIFRDLAGMVVEQGTVLDRIDFNVEQACVKTEDGLKQLQKAEQYQKKNRKMLVILILFVIVIVLIIILFGTKF comes from the exons ATGGCCACTAGGCGTCTGACCGATGCCTTCTTGTTAATGCGGAACAATGCAATCCAAAACCGGCAGATATTGGCTGAGCAAGTGAGTACATACGACCCCCGTCTGAGTACACGTAGCAATGCTGCG GAGCTTGATGAG ATTGCAGATGATCGAATGGCCTTGGTGTCTGGAATTAGTCTGGACCCAGAAGCTGCCATTGGAGTTACCAAGAAACTGCCCCCAAAGTGGGTGGAGGGGGTCGATGAG ATCCAATATGAAATCACACGGGTTCGGCAGAAGATGAAGGAACTGGCAGCTCTTCATGACAAGCACATGAATCGTCCTACACTCGATGACAGTAGTGAGGAAGAGCACGCTATAGAAATCACTACTCAGGAGATCACACAG ATGTTCCATCGCTGCCAACGAGCTGTGACAGGTTTGCAGACTCGCTGTGGCCACTGCACCGAGCAGGAGGAGAGGCTGTTGAGAAATGTGGTGTCGTCTCTGGCACAGAGCCTGCAGGAGCTGTCCACCAGTTTCAGATATACGCAGTCCAGCTACCTAAAAC GTATGAAGAATCGCGAAGAGAGATCAAAGCACTTTTTTGACTCAGGACCCCTCATGGAAGAGGATGAGGATTTAGCTCTGTATGACAAG ggGTTCACAGATGACCAGCTCATGTTAGTGGAGCAGAACACAGTTATGGTTGAAGAGCGAGAGCGGGAAATCCGACAAATAGTGCAGTCCATCTCAGATCTGAATGAGATTTTCAGAGACTTGGCTGGAATGGTGGTGGAACAG GGGACTGTTCTCGACCGAATTGACTTCAATGTGGAGCAAGCTTGTGTTAAAACAGAAGATGGATTGAAACAGTTACAAAAG gcTGAACAGTATCAGAAGAAAAACAGGAAGATGTTGGTTATTTTGATCCTCTTTGTCATAGTCATTGTTCTAATTATTATTCTTTTTGGAACAAAGTTTTAA
- the stx16 gene encoding syntaxin-16 isoform X2: MATRRLTDAFLLMRNNAIQNRQILAEQVSTYDPRLSTRSNAAIADDRMALVSGISLDPEAAIGVTKKLPPKWVEGVDEIQYEITRVRQKMKELAALHDKHMNRPTLDDSSEEEHAIEITTQEITQMFHRCQRAVTGLQTRCGHCTEQEERLLRNVVSSLAQSLQELSTSFRYTQSSYLKRMKNREERSKHFFDSGPLMEEDEDLALYDKGFTDDQLMLVEQNTVMVEEREREIRQIVQSISDLNEIFRDLAGMVVEQGTVLDRIDFNVEQACVKTEDGLKQLQKAEQYQKKNRKMLVILILFVIVIVLIIILFGTKF; this comes from the exons ATGGCCACTAGGCGTCTGACCGATGCCTTCTTGTTAATGCGGAACAATGCAATCCAAAACCGGCAGATATTGGCTGAGCAAGTGAGTACATACGACCCCCGTCTGAGTACACGTAGCAATGCTGCG ATTGCAGATGATCGAATGGCCTTGGTGTCTGGAATTAGTCTGGACCCAGAAGCTGCCATTGGAGTTACCAAGAAACTGCCCCCAAAGTGGGTGGAGGGGGTCGATGAG ATCCAATATGAAATCACACGGGTTCGGCAGAAGATGAAGGAACTGGCAGCTCTTCATGACAAGCACATGAATCGTCCTACACTCGATGACAGTAGTGAGGAAGAGCACGCTATAGAAATCACTACTCAGGAGATCACACAG ATGTTCCATCGCTGCCAACGAGCTGTGACAGGTTTGCAGACTCGCTGTGGCCACTGCACCGAGCAGGAGGAGAGGCTGTTGAGAAATGTGGTGTCGTCTCTGGCACAGAGCCTGCAGGAGCTGTCCACCAGTTTCAGATATACGCAGTCCAGCTACCTAAAAC GTATGAAGAATCGCGAAGAGAGATCAAAGCACTTTTTTGACTCAGGACCCCTCATGGAAGAGGATGAGGATTTAGCTCTGTATGACAAG ggGTTCACAGATGACCAGCTCATGTTAGTGGAGCAGAACACAGTTATGGTTGAAGAGCGAGAGCGGGAAATCCGACAAATAGTGCAGTCCATCTCAGATCTGAATGAGATTTTCAGAGACTTGGCTGGAATGGTGGTGGAACAG GGGACTGTTCTCGACCGAATTGACTTCAATGTGGAGCAAGCTTGTGTTAAAACAGAAGATGGATTGAAACAGTTACAAAAG gcTGAACAGTATCAGAAGAAAAACAGGAAGATGTTGGTTATTTTGATCCTCTTTGTCATAGTCATTGTTCTAATTATTATTCTTTTTGGAACAAAGTTTTAA
- the stx16 gene encoding syntaxin-16 isoform X3 yields MATRRLTDAFLLMRNNAIQNRQILAEQELDEIADDRMALVSGISLDPEAAIGVTKKLPPKWVEGVDEIQYEITRVRQKMKELAALHDKHMNRPTLDDSSEEEHAIEITTQEITQMFHRCQRAVTGLQTRCGHCTEQEERLLRNVVSSLAQSLQELSTSFRYTQSSYLKRMKNREERSKHFFDSGPLMEEDEDLALYDKGFTDDQLMLVEQNTVMVEEREREIRQIVQSISDLNEIFRDLAGMVVEQGTVLDRIDFNVEQACVKTEDGLKQLQKAEQYQKKNRKMLVILILFVIVIVLIIILFGTKF; encoded by the exons ATGGCCACTAGGCGTCTGACCGATGCCTTCTTGTTAATGCGGAACAATGCAATCCAAAACCGGCAGATATTGGCTGAGCAA GAGCTTGATGAG ATTGCAGATGATCGAATGGCCTTGGTGTCTGGAATTAGTCTGGACCCAGAAGCTGCCATTGGAGTTACCAAGAAACTGCCCCCAAAGTGGGTGGAGGGGGTCGATGAG ATCCAATATGAAATCACACGGGTTCGGCAGAAGATGAAGGAACTGGCAGCTCTTCATGACAAGCACATGAATCGTCCTACACTCGATGACAGTAGTGAGGAAGAGCACGCTATAGAAATCACTACTCAGGAGATCACACAG ATGTTCCATCGCTGCCAACGAGCTGTGACAGGTTTGCAGACTCGCTGTGGCCACTGCACCGAGCAGGAGGAGAGGCTGTTGAGAAATGTGGTGTCGTCTCTGGCACAGAGCCTGCAGGAGCTGTCCACCAGTTTCAGATATACGCAGTCCAGCTACCTAAAAC GTATGAAGAATCGCGAAGAGAGATCAAAGCACTTTTTTGACTCAGGACCCCTCATGGAAGAGGATGAGGATTTAGCTCTGTATGACAAG ggGTTCACAGATGACCAGCTCATGTTAGTGGAGCAGAACACAGTTATGGTTGAAGAGCGAGAGCGGGAAATCCGACAAATAGTGCAGTCCATCTCAGATCTGAATGAGATTTTCAGAGACTTGGCTGGAATGGTGGTGGAACAG GGGACTGTTCTCGACCGAATTGACTTCAATGTGGAGCAAGCTTGTGTTAAAACAGAAGATGGATTGAAACAGTTACAAAAG gcTGAACAGTATCAGAAGAAAAACAGGAAGATGTTGGTTATTTTGATCCTCTTTGTCATAGTCATTGTTCTAATTATTATTCTTTTTGGAACAAAGTTTTAA
- the stx16 gene encoding syntaxin-16 isoform X4 — protein MATRRLTDAFLLMRNNAIQNRQILAEQIADDRMALVSGISLDPEAAIGVTKKLPPKWVEGVDEIQYEITRVRQKMKELAALHDKHMNRPTLDDSSEEEHAIEITTQEITQMFHRCQRAVTGLQTRCGHCTEQEERLLRNVVSSLAQSLQELSTSFRYTQSSYLKRMKNREERSKHFFDSGPLMEEDEDLALYDKGFTDDQLMLVEQNTVMVEEREREIRQIVQSISDLNEIFRDLAGMVVEQGTVLDRIDFNVEQACVKTEDGLKQLQKAEQYQKKNRKMLVILILFVIVIVLIIILFGTKF, from the exons ATGGCCACTAGGCGTCTGACCGATGCCTTCTTGTTAATGCGGAACAATGCAATCCAAAACCGGCAGATATTGGCTGAGCAA ATTGCAGATGATCGAATGGCCTTGGTGTCTGGAATTAGTCTGGACCCAGAAGCTGCCATTGGAGTTACCAAGAAACTGCCCCCAAAGTGGGTGGAGGGGGTCGATGAG ATCCAATATGAAATCACACGGGTTCGGCAGAAGATGAAGGAACTGGCAGCTCTTCATGACAAGCACATGAATCGTCCTACACTCGATGACAGTAGTGAGGAAGAGCACGCTATAGAAATCACTACTCAGGAGATCACACAG ATGTTCCATCGCTGCCAACGAGCTGTGACAGGTTTGCAGACTCGCTGTGGCCACTGCACCGAGCAGGAGGAGAGGCTGTTGAGAAATGTGGTGTCGTCTCTGGCACAGAGCCTGCAGGAGCTGTCCACCAGTTTCAGATATACGCAGTCCAGCTACCTAAAAC GTATGAAGAATCGCGAAGAGAGATCAAAGCACTTTTTTGACTCAGGACCCCTCATGGAAGAGGATGAGGATTTAGCTCTGTATGACAAG ggGTTCACAGATGACCAGCTCATGTTAGTGGAGCAGAACACAGTTATGGTTGAAGAGCGAGAGCGGGAAATCCGACAAATAGTGCAGTCCATCTCAGATCTGAATGAGATTTTCAGAGACTTGGCTGGAATGGTGGTGGAACAG GGGACTGTTCTCGACCGAATTGACTTCAATGTGGAGCAAGCTTGTGTTAAAACAGAAGATGGATTGAAACAGTTACAAAAG gcTGAACAGTATCAGAAGAAAAACAGGAAGATGTTGGTTATTTTGATCCTCTTTGTCATAGTCATTGTTCTAATTATTATTCTTTTTGGAACAAAGTTTTAA
- the LOC115418927 gene encoding EEF1A lysine methyltransferase 3 gives MNGEEDDPFPVDVCLFSDTFSQDIVYNLFGQELKIKQVFGANIGVAAPVWEAALFLCSYLEEQSVELRGKRIIELGSGTGLVGIMAARLGATVTLTDLPVALPQLQANVSANMPSSGWPCASPTVLPLCWGEDHMNFPSDWDLVLCADIIYLRETYPLLVETLAHLCHSGSVVYLSSKMRREHETQTFYEECLPSRFTVKLVQHDEKQNINIYQASLRTDQ, from the exons ATGAATGGAGAAGAGGACGATCCGTTTCCTGTTGATGTCTGTCTATTCTCCGACACCTTTTCTCAGGACATTGTGTATAATTTATTCGGTCAGGAGTTGAAGATAAAACAGGTGTTTGGTGCCAACATCGGCGTGGCTGCACCGGTCTGGGAAGCA GCCTTATTTCTGTGTAGTTACTTGGAGGAGCAGTCGGTGGAGCTGAGAGGGAAGCGCATCATAGAACTGGGATCAGGAACAGGACTGGTCGGCATCATGGCAGCACGTCTGG GTGCAACTGTGACTCTTACAGACCTCCCTGTGGCTCTCCCACAACTCCAGGCCAATGTCTCTGCGAACATGCCCTCCAGTGGCTGGCCCTGTGCCTCTCCCACCGTGCTGCCTCTGTGCTGGGGTGAAGACCACATGAACTTCCCCTCTGACTGGGATCTGGTGCTTTGTGCAGATATAATTTACCTCAGAGAGACTTACCCACTGCTGGTGGAGACACTCGCTCACTTGTGCCACAGTGGATCTGTGGTGTATCTGTCATCCAAAATGCGAAGAGAGCACGAAACTCAGACTTTTTATGAAGAATGTCTGCCCAGCAGGTTTACAGTGAAGCTTGTGCAACATGATGAAAAGCAAAACATTAATATCTACCAGGCATCACTAAGGACAGACCAGTGA
- the cnpy2 gene encoding protein canopy homolog 2 isoform X1 yields the protein MSVLTEICTFRCKMREAALLLAPCVVLCLLLSSIQAARQGQDIRCGACRALVDEMEWAISQIDPKKMIQTGSFRINPDGSQSIREVPLARSEGNLLELMESVCERMEDYGEHTDSSTSRKSYIRIKSRSGEAMDLSDATLDTRVTASLKFACETIVEQHEDEIIEFFAHETDNVKDKLCSKRTDLCDHALKIPHDEL from the exons ATGAGTGTGCTGACAGAAATCTGTACATTCAGATGCAAGATGAGGGAAGCGGCTCTTCTGCTTGCACCGTGTGTGGTTCTGTGTCTCCTCCTGAGCTCCATCCAGGCAGCCAGACAAGGACAGGACATCAGATGTGGAG CCTGCAGGGCTCTGGTAGATGAGATGGAGTGGGCCATCTCCCAGATAGATCCCAAGAAAATGATCCAGACTGGATCATTCAGGATCAACCCAGATGGCAGCCAGTCCATCAGAGAG GTACCTCTTGCCCGCTCCGAGGGAAACCTCCTGGAGCTGAtggagagtgtgtgtgagaggaTGGAGGACTACGGCGAACACACAGATTCTTCCACAAGCAGAAAGTCGTACATTAGGATCAAATCTCGGAGCGGTGAAGCCATGGACCTCTCAGATGCCACACTGGATACGAGAGTCACAGCCAGTTTAAAGTTTGCA TGTGAAACAATTGTTGAGCAACATGAAGATGAAATCATTGAATTCTTCGCTCATGAGACAGATAATGTTAAAGATAAACTCTGCAGCAAGAGAACAG ATCTCTGTGACCACGCTCTGAAAATCCCCCATGATGAACTTTGA
- the cnpy2 gene encoding protein canopy homolog 2 isoform X2: protein MREAALLLAPCVVLCLLLSSIQAARQGQDIRCGACRALVDEMEWAISQIDPKKMIQTGSFRINPDGSQSIREVPLARSEGNLLELMESVCERMEDYGEHTDSSTSRKSYIRIKSRSGEAMDLSDATLDTRVTASLKFACETIVEQHEDEIIEFFAHETDNVKDKLCSKRTDLCDHALKIPHDEL from the exons ATGAGGGAAGCGGCTCTTCTGCTTGCACCGTGTGTGGTTCTGTGTCTCCTCCTGAGCTCCATCCAGGCAGCCAGACAAGGACAGGACATCAGATGTGGAG CCTGCAGGGCTCTGGTAGATGAGATGGAGTGGGCCATCTCCCAGATAGATCCCAAGAAAATGATCCAGACTGGATCATTCAGGATCAACCCAGATGGCAGCCAGTCCATCAGAGAG GTACCTCTTGCCCGCTCCGAGGGAAACCTCCTGGAGCTGAtggagagtgtgtgtgagaggaTGGAGGACTACGGCGAACACACAGATTCTTCCACAAGCAGAAAGTCGTACATTAGGATCAAATCTCGGAGCGGTGAAGCCATGGACCTCTCAGATGCCACACTGGATACGAGAGTCACAGCCAGTTTAAAGTTTGCA TGTGAAACAATTGTTGAGCAACATGAAGATGAAATCATTGAATTCTTCGCTCATGAGACAGATAATGTTAAAGATAAACTCTGCAGCAAGAGAACAG ATCTCTGTGACCACGCTCTGAAAATCCCCCATGATGAACTTTGA